From the genome of Salvelinus fontinalis isolate EN_2023a chromosome 20, ASM2944872v1, whole genome shotgun sequence, one region includes:
- the LOC129817694 gene encoding apolipoprotein B-100-like isoform X1 gives MGDAKLCLLLLLSTLALAYAQDNAEEENPTCLLAKRYKSLHKYEYQYEAESLNALNGASNIRNGPKGSCKVEIEVPQSCSYILRTTGCSLSEVVDMDSEGNPVFGPAPGSDAFAAAMEKHPLKVVVEGVYDVKLYPEEDESVTILNIKRGIVSALAVPLLEEENNKKMPTIHGMCKTHYIVNAMEDTATDITLNRDLSKCDHFIPQRDHTSPLALISGMHYPLAQLIRSSQTCNYKFDNDKKHMISGVCTETHILVPFSHKGEYGVTNVGKQFLTLLEVSTYNERVFDHNVANLKGLPMEAAEDKSVVQDKDATLAVLRELATLSNGERRAHLFQQLVSMVRGMKAETLSPAIPEALKVSGSLTYQVLAQCGTPECSSAIMQILRTFDNSAFEVDAVVFALGLVPNPSALLVNDMLAMARYKQSKPILYALSNVVKRFYKAEGKVTPEISAVAEFAVAQLGDCTGDKEQNFLALRVIGNMAAAMGAASPALKSAVIQCVNEPAASLEVQQAAIQAFRQTPVPEEGREVLMQVLLSGASPLQKRVAAYLVLMKDPQPAELAQLAAALPIEEDQQAKSFVISHLTNILASTAAETQELRQKILDALQDNEVGTVMDPTKFSRNYMIGSVQGNMLFEGTSYLPKEVMLEMTLKAFGYNVDMVEVGMEGKGLEPTVEALFGENGFFPDTVLKTVYFVSDKMPLQVSEVMKRMMPALKKDRMKRQASQNIVREIGRNLNKLVRNLKAQESPEAMIYLRLLGNELGYLKTNEMEKMAYSAGLMIDNVLKMFPTDLMKGLMTNADNEVFAHYIFMDNEFFLPTATGVPLKIALSGTFTPGIKGGLHITPDMSEVSFMPSAGIEFVARVGSHIPEYLLSGLEMHTSLYHESGLSAKIVMADNQVKLTIPAPQGPAKLISITNKLFGVTSAGVKPIPSLVEDRIDVSECTPFLAGMKYCTTLQYSDASSHDTAPYFPFTGDSKLAVELHPTGEVTEYTATIGYELLREGEESRQKVDTVKMVLKAEGADPTEATATVKYNRKKNVLTTDIQIPDFDLEAGIRLGVVDGNTKGKGIHSISIDLINKNIPQLSLVGRAKIEAMKDAMLQVQLLVPSIKADATVTANVKRGEELELELESDIKLPETTSVQKITLKYDDEKIVAEVKSDMNSDIQNILPHEAIQKMVSDVLDQQVGQTDMKVRHILTKSVEATNNYLEKYAADIPYMQNLRVPGMPEMTLPEKLFLNAEATAAYHFNNERIFIAIPLPLGGKSSEELNFPAALTTPHLVLPLLGLDIASMEIPIPELFIPESLDVFVPLFGKAQLSTKVKSNFYNLEGSVSAGKDAVETPSYSAKFDVTGSCSMELLCIKIEGSGLLATTPADSIKAHVKTSVSHKLIDASISIREVGTVIDNKINVKSSSKIEATSPMGLSVNLEHTGQVGFNTEVSIFTPTLKIFGDSNLEGTVKAGHVYGTTITTQSFTIFPFRPEAKIDSSLKIDSTILKAQNTIAASFANGELSVVSNTNAFEDILTHAAELAFKDNQLSLKCDTNALALGMSIHNQVEGSVGSGAVTIKMESNTEYSTNRIYSLLTGSLDVSGLAVNSDATVKLLENKAVHKATLTMNKDGLATSGTTTLQGPFTMENTFNSGIDASKATLSIETKSAWNYMKVENANSLTITLSTLAFTSKAEAIVSESTSYTHDITIDLQDYTASVNVNNDLKLLGANLVNEAQLKAVVYKIDFTGSLKAAYGEEELKHTYEINYADLTANAKCSTTGNLLGTHMSHNTELEIIGLAARIQNDARFNSQPFRFDNTIRASIIPFDFNLDAIFNADGDLTLYGKQSAQLYGKFLLKAQPLAFASSHECRASVTQQLDNGFYLETTLDNKMDTLLTPQEQKATLRVKSKVNNHALNQEVSAYNNDERLGLELSANLLTGLLNTAASEDQEFTISGFLKYDKNTDSHLINLPFLESLPAILENIKITIVNMAEKLQNYINSEEIKAKLEALPQHVSDFVTKLNLESKAVQLKQDLITLTQVYAISLEDLEAFLVNLKTAFENLLIDLSSRIQGIVDVTKDMIVNGILSETVIQRLNQELNAINKEYQLTTMIIAVIDAIEELIKQIDMQKLKDSSISLLHDIDAQFEIKAKLENAVNELKQFIENFDRTQFVEDLRNYITSLNLEAYVEQLIDQFQQDWQRFSKAIEPVKAVIQDFDIFGKLNAFHAKLTELIVKYDVDKKVEAVLEKVVDLIEQFKIGETIQVLVNKLTAINIPGKVMQMLEEAINYLKATEIKQVIDQLNEYLDCVVQKLRSFDYNAYVDETNQMIAEYTAHVNELIKALEIPQKLQASREFVNFVVSSALNYIEHLREIKVADMIKTVKNMVDHAILNDVKAISDSLKQRITDMDLRNYIISFLHQLSEHYTMVTTIINEVFGNVFEVIQKFAGEQQIVSEVKQIIEGVVTGLKTAELDFPSFTIPLTDLVMPSMKVSLEKLQEIEIPTQLDIPEFTILGFHTVPATTVSFDDIKQKVTELIDFIVNFEIQMLDLDAFFGDLTMSYLPTLPDITLPEITFPEFSFPALPKMATEKLLEIPTLQIPEIKLPAIPSEISVPCFGKLYGKISVITPVYSIRSSAELWNNTENEMTPQFTALLATQATSPSIEILNFNLNSSVRVAIPKMRRMIVAETLTFIHNALAVEHQASVIIYGFSSQASAKTTVKATTAHYTADIINNAFFAMEGGISASVDTTYNHQINIPILGFTNGASVNQKVVARLEDTAITLTVGNDGAMKFNFHEGTHKCDLHFAISPSTAKLTISADTDTVLLKMKQTVNADADMYRHITFDARFEAEGPEVKNSLLVVSGNADYGYLKIELKANHDTELVGDLSGIVSNSLNIVIDPSEVVFDFQNKGNTKLRFNEALVAKIDLQNDYSAIIKPETQQINTVALARFNQYKSSYNFTIDNNEKEAGIFATMNGEANLEFLTNPISIPEIDLPFINMHIPAISDLNLYEHTGLKNILTTTEQSLDVDSKILYQKSQFYSLGNLITELSLKSPIFNLNANAGLYAEDDVVFRLGATTASVFEALKVKLDGTSSLTTKRGLKLATSLSLENPHIEGNHDSTISLNTDNLEAAVSVATGAKIALPILNLEANQQLVADTKTKPNAASTLKLKGDFNLPLIKTIGKVEADHSLKLEGTLEYISVESSIKGNIDATILEYNAVLGALDNEANIYLNDDGLRSTSKVTANAKLSNGDTIVLEMDVDENLAVEASVSRVYAVLKFVTNNKANVITFNTKGKHVAQATIDFAPLASLTADVEIDMSQPSNMGDISLFEKTAVELTGTKQKISTTAKIATPVYTTDMAAELEGDSPVLKATLKSSATSAIVLMDYDMDASIKANVENEALGLTGKMILTHADLTMDILNVITHSMRKKRQDEGSVSRHTLNVDITSPTFTDANFRYAARRDGVSASISTPSTGLLGLEFQGRKPSELSARLYSRYASSPEDDVDILVIRVTTNDADNLKLQVSNNKEALHDMLLGLKERLPAITSTLENFVDRFEIYTLILTSGEHIDEAFNAVCHHVLQLSIFFRDTVAQYNKTIQVFLDAAIEFLKETQLKLPGYEEITTLPVLLLKQLTSAIASILEQAIQMTIDNVESWR, from the exons ATGGGGGACGCAAAGCTCTGCCTTTTGCTACTTCTGAGCACCCTTGCCTTGGCCT ATGCCCAAGACAATGCTGAAGAAGAAAATCCAACATGCTTAC TGGCAAAAAGGTATAAGAGCCTTCACAAATATGAATACCAATATGAAGCAGAGTCCCTGAATGCCCTGAACGGAGCTTCCAACATCAGGAACGGACCAAAGGGCTCTTGCAAG GTCGAGATTGAAGTTCCTCAGTCTTGCAGCTACATCCTGCGCACCACAGGCTGTAGCTTGAGTGAGGTTGTCGATATGGACTCAGAGGGCAACCCTGTGTTCGGACCTGCCCCCGGATCTGATGCCTTCGCTGCTGCCATGGAGAA ACATCCTCTGAAGGTTGTGGTTGAGGGAGTGTACGATGTGAAACTGTACCCTGAGGAGGATGAGTCCGTGACCATCCTGAACATCAAGAGAGGTATCGTCTCTGCCCTTGCCGTGCCCCTGCTGGAAGAGGAGAACAACAAGAAAATG CCCACCATCCACGGCATGTGCAAGACCCACTACATAGTCAATGCCATGGAGGACACCGCTACTGACATCACTCTCAACAGGGACTTGTCCAAATGTGACCACTTCATCCCCCAGAGGGACCACACCAGCCCCCTGGCCCTCATCTCTGGCATG CACTATCCTCTTGCTCAGCTGATCAGAAGCTCCCAGACCTGCAACTACAAGTTTGACAATGACAAGAAGCACATGATCTCTGGTGTCTGCACTGAGACCCACATCCTGGTGCCTTTCTCTCACAA GGGAGAGTATGGAGTTACCAACGTTGGCAAGCAGTTCCTGACTCTGCTGGAGGTTTCCACATACAATGAGAGAGTTTTTGACCACA ATGTGGCCAACCTCAAGGGTCTGCCAATGGAAGCTGCTGAGGACAAGAGTGTTGTTCAGGACAAGGATGCTACTCTGGCCGTCCTGAGGGAACTGGCCACTCTGTCCAACGGTGAGAGGAGAGCCCACCTCTTCCAGCAGCTTGTGAGCATGGTCCGTGGAATGAAGGCTGAAACCCTGAGCCCTGCTATCCCCGAGGCCCTGAAGGTGTCCGGATCCCTGACCTACCAGGTTCTGGCCCAGTGCGGTACCCCAGAGTGCAGCAGTGCCATCATGCAGATCCTCAGGACCTTTGACAACTCTGCCTTTGAGGTTGATGCCGTCGTGTTTGCCTTGGGACTGGTCCCCAACCCCTCTGCCCTCCTGGTCAACGACATGCTGGCTATGGCACGGTACAAGCAGAGCAAGCCTATCCTGTATGCCCTGAGCAATGTTGTCAAGAG GTTCTACAAGGCCGAGGGCAAAGTGACCCCTGAGATTTCGGCTGTGGCTGAGTTTGCTGTTGCCCAGCTGGGTGACTGCACCGGTGACAAGGAGCAGAACTTCCTGGCCCTGAGG GTTATTGGTAACATGGCTGCAGCCATGGGAGCCGCCAGTCCTGCCCTGAAGTCTGCTGTGATCCAGTGTGTAAACGAGCCCGCCGCTTCCCTGGAAGTCCAACAGGCTGCCATTCAGGCATTCAGACAGACCCCTGTCCCTGAGGAG GGCAGAGAGGTGCTCATGCAGGTTCTTTTGAGTGGTGCTAGCCCCCTGCAGAAGCGCGTTGCTGCCTACCTGGTGCTGATGAAGGACCCTCAGCCTGCTGAACTGGCTCAGCTGGCTGCCGCTCTGCCCATCGAAGAAGACCAGCAGGCCAAGAGCTTTGTCATCTCCCACCTGACTAATATACTGGCATCCACAGCAGCTGAGACCCAGGA GCTGAGACAGAAGATTCTTGATGCCCTGCAGGACAATGAGGTTGGAACTGTCATGGATCCCACCAAGTTTTCCCGCAACTACATGATCGGATCTGTGCAAGGAAATATGCTCTTCGAGGGCACCAGCTATCTGCCCAAGGAAGTCATGCTGGAGATGACCCTGAAGGCCTTCGGCTACAATGTTGACATGGTGGAG GTTGGCATGGAAGGCAAAGGACTTGAGCCAACTGTTGAGGCTTTGTTCGGAGAGAACGGATTCTTCCCTGACACAGTTCTAAAGACCGTCTACTTCGTTTCTGACAAGATGCCTCTGCAGGTTAGTGAGGTCATGAAGAGGATGATGCCCGCTCTGAAGAAAGACAGAATGAAGAGACAG GCTTCCCAGAACATCGTGAGAGAAATTGGCCGTAACCTCAACAAACTGGTCAGGAATCTGAAGGCTCAGGAGTCCCCTGAGGCTATGATTTACCTGAGACTGCTGGGAAATGAACTTGGATACCTGAAGACCAATGAGATGGAGAAGATGGCCTACTCTGCTGGTCTGATGATTGACAACGTACTCAAGATGTTCCCCACAGAt CTGATGAAGGGACTGATGACCAACGCTGACAATGAAGTCTTCGCCCATTACATCTTCATGGATAACGAATTCTTCCTGCCAACTGCCACTGGTGTACCACTGAAGATTGCCCTGTCTGGTACCTTCACCCCTGGCATCAAGGGAGGACTGCACATTACACCCGACATG AGCGAGGTCTCCTTCATGCCCTCCGCTGGAATTGAGTTTGTGGCCCGGGTTGGTTCCCACATTCCTGAGTACCTTCTCTCTGGCTTGGAGATGCACACCAGCCTATACCATGAGAGTGGGCTCAGCGCTAAGATCGTCATGGCCGACAACCAGGTCAAGCTGACCATCCCTGCTCCTCAGGGTCCTGCCAAGCTCATCAGCATCAC CAACAAGCTGTTCGGAGTGACCTCTGCTGGAGTGAAACCCATCCCGTCTCTGGTAGAGGACAGAATTGATGTGTCTGAGTGCACTCCATTCTTAGCTGGTATGAAGTACTGCACCACCCTTCAGTACTCTGATGCTAGCTCCCATGACACTGCACCCTACTTCCCCTTTACCGGAGATAGCAA gcttgctgtGGAGCTCCACCCCACTGGTGAGGTCACTGAATACACGGCCACCATCGGCTACGAACTCCTCCGGGAGGGAGAAGAAAGTCGTCAGAAAGTTGACACTGTAAAGATGGTCCTGAAGGCAGAAG GTGCTGACCCCACTGAGGCCACAGCCACTGTGAAGTACAACAGGAAGAAGAATGTCCTCACCACCGACATCCAGATCCCTGACTTTGACTTGGAGGCCGGAATCAGACTGGGCGTTGTGGATGGCAACACCAAGGGCAAAGGAATACACTCCATCTCCATTGACCTCATCAACAAGAACATCCCTCAGCTGTCCCTGGTTGGCCGCGCTAA AATTGAGGCCATGAAGGATGCTATGCTGCAGGTGCAGCTGCTTGTCCCTTCAATCAAGGCTGACGCCACAGTTACAGCCAACGTGAAGCGTGGTGAGGAACTGGAACTTGAGCTTGAGAGTGACATCAAGCTCCCAGAGACCACCTCAGTGCAAAAGATCACCCTAAAATATG ATGACGAGAAGATTGTGGCTGAGGTCAAGTCTGACATGAACTCTGACATCCAGAACATCCTCCCTCACGAGGCAATCCAGAAGATGGTCAGTGATGTTCTTGATCAGCAGGTGGGCCAGACCGACATGAAGGTCCGTCACATCCTCACCAAGTCTGTGGAg GCAACCAACAACTACCTGGAGAAATATGCTGCTGATATCCCATACATGCAGAACCTGAGAGTCCCTGGGATGCCGGAGATGACTCTGCCTGAGAAACTGTTCCTGAATGC TGAGGCCACAGCTGCTTACCACTTCAACAATGAGCGTATCTTCATCGCCATTCCCCTGCCTCTTGGTGGAAAATCATCTGAGGAGCTGAACTTCCCAGCTGCACTGACCACACCACACCTGGTTCTGCCCCTGCTTGGCTTGGACATTGCATCCATGGAGATCCCGATCCCTGAGCTTTTCATCCCAGAGAGCCTTGATGTGTTTGTGCCCCTCTTCGGAAAAGCTCAGCTGTCCACAAAAGTGAAGAGCAACTTCTACAACTTGGAGGGCTCAGTGTCTGCTGGCAAAGATGCCGTTGAGACACCAAGCTATTCTGCCAAGTTTGATGTGACAGGCAGCTGCTCAATGGAACTCCTGTGCATCAAGATTGAAG GATCTGGATTGCTTGCCACCACTCCTGCTGATTCCATCAAGGCCCATGTGAAGACCTCCGTGAGCCACAAGCTCATTGATGCCAGCATTAGCATAAGGGAAGTTGGCACTGTTATAGACAACAAGATCAATGTGAAATCCAGCAGCAAAATTGAAGCAACAAGCCCCATGGGTCTGAGTGTAAATCTAGAGCACACCGGCCAAGTTGGCTTCAATACTGAAGTGTCAATATTCACTCCAACACTGAAGATCTTTGGTGATAGCAACTTGGAGGGAACAGTCAAAGCAGGACATGTCTATGGCACCACAATCACCACCCAGTCTTTTACCATCTTCCCATTCAGACCAGAGGCAAAGATTGATTCTTCCCTGAAAATTGATTCAACAATTCTTAAGGCCCAGAACACCATTGCTGCATCCTTTGCCAATGGCGAGCTGTCTGTTGTGTCTAACACGAATGCATTCGAAGACATCCTGACCCATGCTGCTGAACTTGCCTTCAAggataaccagctgtctctgaaaTGTGACACCAATGCCCTTGCCCTTGGCATGAGTATCCACAACCAGGTTGAGGGTTCTGTTGGCTCTGGAGCAGTCACAATCAAGATGGAGTCCAACACTGAATACTCAACGAATCGCATATACTCTCTTCTCACTGGCTCCCTGGATGTCAGTGGCCTGGCTGTAAACAGTGATGCCACTGTAAAGCTGCTTGAGAACAAAGCTGTACACAAAGCTACCCTGACAATGAACAAGGATGGCCTGGCCACAAGCGGAACAACCACCCTGCAGGGCCCGTTCACCATGGAGAACACCTTCAACAGTGGAATTGATGCCTCCAAGGCTACTCTGTCCATTGAGACCAAGAGTGCATGGAATTACATGAAGGTTGAGAATGCCAACTCACTGACCATCACTCTCTCCACCCTTGCCTTCACCTCAAAGGCTGAGGCCATTGTCAGCGAGAGCACTTCCTATACACATGATATCACCATTGACCTGCAGGACTACACTGCCTCTGTAAATGTGAACAATGACCTGAAACTGCTGGGAGCCAACCTAGTCAACGAGGCTCAGCTGAAGGCAGTGGTCTACAAAATTGACTTTACTGGAAGCCTGAAGGCGGCCTATGGTGAGGAAGAGCTCAAACACACCTATGAGATCAACTATGCAGACTTGACCGCTAATGCTAAGTGCAGCACTACTGGAAATCTCCTCGGTACTCACATGAGCCACAACACTGAGCTTGAAATTATTGGCCTTGCTGCAAGGATCCAAAATGATGCTCGCTTCAACTCCCAGCCGTTCCGATTCGACAACACCATCCGTGCCAGCATTATTCCCTTCGACTTCAATCTTGACGCCATCTTCAATGCTGATGGTGACCTGACCTTGTATGGCAAGCAGAGCGCTCAGCTCTATGGAAAGTTCCTCCTTAAAGCACAGCCCCTGGCTTTTGCCAGCTCTCATGAATGCAGAGCTTCTGTCACCCAGCAGCTGGACAATGGCTTCTACCTGGAGACCACACTGGACAACAAGATGGATACACTTTTGACTCCCCAGGAGCAGAAAGCCACACTCAGGGTGAAGTCCAAGGTGAACAACCATGCCCTCAATCAGGAAGTGAGTGCCTACAACAATGATGAAAGGCTTGGACTGGAGCTGTCTGCAAACCTCCTCACCGGCCTCCTGAACACAGCTGCCAGTGAAGACCAGGAATTCACAATTTCTGGTTTCCTGAAGTATGATAAGAACACTGACAGTCACTTGATTAACCTGCCCTTCCTTGAAAGTTTGCCTGCAATCCTGGAAAACATCAAGATCACTATTGTTAATATGGCAGAGAAACTGCAGAATTACATTAACAGTGAAGAGATCAAGGCTAAGCTTGAGGCTCTGCCCCAGCATGTGAGTGACTTTGTTACCAAACTGAATCTTGAAAGCAAGGCTGTCCAGCTCAAACAGGACCTGATTACCCTCACCCAGGTGTATGCCATCTCTCTGGAAGACCTAGAGGCCTTTCTGGTGAACCTCAAGACAGCTTTTGAAAACCTGCTGATTGATCTGTCATCCCGCATTCAGGGAATTGTTGATGTTACCAAGGATATGATTGTGAATGGCATCCTGTCTGAAACTGTCATCCAGAGGCTCAACCAGGAGCTGAATGCCATCAACAAGGAGTATCAATTAACTACAATGATCATAGCTGTCATTGATGCCATTGAAGAGCTGATCAAGCAGATTGACATGCAGAAACTGAAGGACAGCAGCATTTCACTCCTGCACGACATTGATGCCCAGTTTGAAATCAAGGCTAAGCTTGAAAATGCAGTGAATGAATTGAAGCAGTTCATTGAGAACTTTGACAGAACCCAatttgttgaggatctgaggaactACATTACCTCCCTCAACTTGGAAGCTTATGTTGAGCAGCTGATAGATCAGTTTCAGCAAGATTGGCAAAGATTCAGCAAGGCTATTGAGCCTGTCAAGGCAGTGATTCAGGATTTTGACATCTTTGGTAAGTTGAATGCTTTCCATGCCAAGTTGACAGAACTGATTGTCAAATATGATGTTGACAAGAAGGTTGAAGCAGTCCTGGAGAAGGTTGTGGACCTCATTGAGCAGTTTAAAATTGGTGAAACAATTCAGGTCCTTGTTAACAAGCTGACGGCCATCAATATCCCAGGGAAGGTAATGCAGATGCTGGAAGAAGCCATCAACTACTTGAAAGCTACTGAGATCAAACAGGTGATTGACCAGCTGAACGAGTATCTCGACTGTGTTGTCCAGAAGCTGAGGTCGTTTGATTACAATGCCTATGTGGATGAAACCAACCAGATGATTGCTGAATACACCGCTCATGTGAATGAGCTGATCAAGGCACTTGAGATCCCACAGAAACTTCAGGCTTCAAGAGAGTTTGTCAActttgttgtgtcatctgcactTAACTACATTGAACATCTGAGGGAAATCAAGGTTGCAGACATGATCAAAACAGTGAAAAACATGGTCGACCATGCCATCCTTAATGACGTTAAGGCAATTTCTGACAGCCTGAAGCAGAGAATCACTGATATGGACCTCAGAAATTATATAATCTCCTTCCTGCATCAGCTGAGCGAACACTACACCATGGTCACCACCATCATCAATGAGGTGTTCGGCAATGTGTTTGAGGTGATCCAGAAGTTTGCTGGTGAACAACAAATTGTCAGCGAGGTCAAGCAGATAATTGAGGGAGTTGTTACTGGACTGAAGACAGCTGAGCTGGACTTCCCTTCATTCACCATTCCTCTCACTGACCTGGTCATGCCCTCCATGAAGGTCAGCCTGGAGAAGCTTCAGGAGATTGAAATTCCAACACAGCTGGATATCCCTGAGTTCACTATCCTGGGTTTCCACACAGTGCCAGCCACCACCGTTTCCTTTGACGATATCAAGCAGAAGGTCACAGAGCTCATCGACTTCATTGTCAACTTTGAGATCCAGATGCTTGATTTGGATGCTTTCTTCGGAGACCTGACCATGAGCTACCTGCCAACCCTACCTGACATTACTCTCCCAGAGATCACATTCCCAGAGTTCTCCTTCCCTGCCCTCCCTAAGATGGCCACAGAGAAGCTCCTAGAGATTCCAACTCTCCAGATCCCTGAGATCAAGCTCCCTGCCATTCCCAGTGAGATCAGCGTCCCTTGCTTTGGCAAGCTCTATGGTAAGATCAGTGTCATCACCCCAGTCTACAGCATCAGGAGCTCTGCTGAGCTCTGGAACAACACTGAAAATGAGATGACTCCTCAGTTCACTGCTCTCCTGGCCACCCAGGCCACATCACCCAGTATTGAGATCCTCAATTTCAACCTGAACTCCAGTGTTCGTGTTGCCATCCCCAAAATGAGACGCATGATTGTTGCAGAGACCCTTACGTTCATTCACAATGCACTTGCAGTTGAACATCAGGCATCAGTGATCATCTACGGATTCTCATCCCAGGCCTCAGCTAAGACCACAGTCAAGGCAACCACTGCACACTACACGGCTGACATTATCAATAATGCATTCTTTGCTATGGAGGGTGGAATATCTGCCTCTGTGGACACCACCTACAACCACCAGATAAATATCCCAATCCTTGGCTTCACCAATGGAGCCTCTGTGAACCAAAAGGTTGTTGCCCGCCTGGAGGACACAGCAATCACTCTGACCGTTGGAAATGATGGTGCTATGAAGTTCAACTTTCACGAGGGCACACACAAGTGTGACCTTCACTTCGCCATCAGCCCCAGCACTGCTAAGCTGACAATCTCTGCTGACACTGACACTGTCCTTCTGAAGATGAAGCAGACCGTGAACGCTGATGCAGACATGTACCGTCACATCACATTTGATGCCCGGTTTGAAGCAGAAGGCCCAGAGGTCAAGAACAGCCTTCTGGTGGTATCTGGAAATGCTGACTATGGATATTTGAAAATTGAACTGAAGGCAAACCATGACACAGAGCTTGTTGGAGATCTCAGTGGAATAGTGTCCAACTCACTCAACATTGTGATTGATCCAAGTGAGGTTGTCTTTGACTTCCAGAACAAGGGAAACACCAAGCTTCGCTTCAACGAGGCACTGGTGGCCAAGATTGATCTCCAGAATGACTACTCTGCCATCATCAAGCCTGAAACTCAACAGATCAACACTGTGGCTCTTGCCCGTTTCAACCAGTACAAATCCTCCTACAACTTCACTATTGACAACAACGAAAAGGAGGCTGGCATCTTTGCTACCATGAATGGTGAAGCAAATCTTGAATTCCTGACAAACCCCATCAGCATCCCAGAGATTGATCTGCCCTTCATTAACATGCACATTCCAGCCATCAGTGATCTAAACCTGTATGAGCATACTGGCTTGAAGAACATCTTGACCACCACAGAGCAGTCTCTTGATGTTGATTCCAAGATCCTGTACCAGAAGAGTCAGTTTTACTCTCTGGGCAACCTGATCACCGAACTCTCCCTGAAGTCACCCATCTTCAATCTGAATGCCAATGCCGGACTTTACGCTGAGGACGACGTTGTGTTCCGTCTCGGAGCTACCACAGCCTCCGTATTTGAAGCTCTTAAGGTCAAGCTTGATGGCACCAGCAGCCTGACCACTAAAAGAGGACTTAAGCTGGCCACATCCCTGTCTCTGGAGAACCCCCACATTGAGGGAAACCATGACAGCACAATCAGCCTGAACACTGACAACCTGGAAGCTGCAGTGTCTGTGGCTACCGGTGCAAAGATTGCTCTGCCCATCTTGAACCTTGAAGCCAACCAGCAACTTGTTGCAGACACCAAGACCAAGCCAAATGCTGCCTCTACATTGAAGCTGAAAGGTGATTTCAACCTGCCCCTTATCAAAACAATTGGCAAGGTAGAGGCTGACCACAGCCTGAAGCTAGAGGGAACCCTTGAGTACATCTCCGTGGAGTCATCCATCAAGGGCAACATTGATGCCACAATCCTGGAATACAATGCTGTTTTGGGAGCTCTGGACAATGAAGCTAACATCTACCTGAATGATGATGGCCTACGCTCCACCTCAAAGGTCACTGCCAATGCTAAACTCAGCAATGGTGACACAATTGTCCTGGAGATGGATGTGGACGAGAACCTGGCTGTTGAGGCATCCGTGAGCCGTGTGTATGCAGTGCTGAAATTTGTGACCAACAACAAGGCCAATGTTATTACCTTCAACACCAAGGGAAAGCATGTAGCCCAGGCTACCATTGACTTTGCACCATTGGCATCACTGACTGCTGATGTTGAGATTGACATGTCTCAGCCAAGCAACATGGGTGACATTTCCCTCTTTGAGAAGACTGCTGTCGAGCTGACAGGTACCAAGCAGAAGATCTCTACCACCGCCAAGATTGCCACTCCTGTGTACACCACAGATATGGCAGCTGAGTTGGAGGGTGATTCCCCTGTTCTTAAAGCCACACTCAAGTCATCTGCTACCTCTGCCATTGTTCTCATGGATTATGACATGGATG CTTCCATCAAAGCAAATGTTGAGAATGAAGCCCTTGGCTTGACTGGCAAGATGATCCTGACCCATGCTGACCTGACCATGGACATTCTGAATGTGATTACACACTCTATGAG GAAGAAACGCCAAGATGAGGGAAG TGTCTCCCGCCACACCCTGAATGTGGACATCACCAGCCCAACCTTCACTGATGCGAACTTCCGCTACGCTGCCCGCAGAGATGGCGTCAGTGCTTCCATCTCTACTCCATCCACTGGGTTATTGGGTCTTGAATTCCAGGGCAGGAAACCATCTGAGCTGAGCGCTAGACTCTACAGCCGTTATGCT TCTTCCCCAGAGGATGATGTTGACATCTTGGTCATCAGAGTTACTACCAATGACGCCGATAATCTAAAACTACAGGTTTCCAACAACAAGGAGGCCCTCCACGACATGCTCCTGGGCCTGAAGGAGAGACTCCCTGCCATCACATCCACCCTGGAGAACTTCGTAGACAGGTTCGAGATCTACACGCTCATCCTAACTTCAGGCGAACACATTGACGAAGCCTTCAATGCTGTCTGCCACCATGTTCTCCAGCTGTCAATCTTCTTCAGGGACACTGTTGCCCAGTATAATAAAACCATCCAGGTCTTCCTGGATGCTGCCATTGAGTTCCTGAAGGAGACTCAGTTGAAGCTGCCTGGCTATGAGGAGATAACCACCCTGCCTGTGCTGCTCCTCAAACAGCTGACCAGCGCCATTGCCTCCATTCTTGAGCAGGCCATCCAGATGACCATTGACAACGTGGAGTCATGGAGATGA